acaaggcCTTACAGAAGAGGTACAGTTGAAAGTGGGTCACCCATCTTCTTCATCATTATCACCACTGATAgttactgagtgcctaccatgtgccaggcagtgtgttGAGTGCTttacattatctcctttaatcctcatatATCCTATAAGGGAGATATATTTATTACCCTCATTTGATAGATGAAAAAgttgaggcagagagaagttaaatgacttgcccaagccaTATAGCTAGTAAGTGACTTAGTTGGGATTAGAAATCAAGCAGTCTGATTCCATAGTCCATTCTTGAACGCTTTATAAGTGTTcatgaagaagagaaagggaaagaggcatTGAAGGTAGAAGGAACGTGCGCCAAAGCACCAAGTGCACGGTGTTGTTTAGAGCAGCAAGTAGTCAGTGTGGCTTAAGCACTGTTAAGCTGTGGTTGCCCAAAGATGGCATGGTAGAAGGCCAGAAAGTTAGGGTGAGTACATATTTGACTAACATATATGCCCTAAATATGGAATTTCCAAACAAGAAAATGGCAATTTCTTTTTACTCTAAAAGAGAACAGagaacctcatttctttttctgagattgcTCTGGCATGAGGGTAGTCTCTGGTTTCAGTGTTTTGTTCATGGCAAGAGCTTCAGGcttttttatcctttcaaagCTATAGCATTCAGTTTTGTCTTCAGAGGATACTGTTCTGGTGCTGACCAGATGGAAGCCTTCCATTAATAAAGTGTCAATCAGTAAGCCGAGGACATTAGTTCCGTTGGCCAGTTTTCGGTTATCAGGTTTTATAGAAACATACCTAGGACACACAAAAATGTTCAATTATAAAACAGCCCTTTAATAACCAGCAAAACTAAACGGAAATATTTGATTTATAACCTCAAATAAAGGTATCAAACCATTTTTTGATCAGATACTTTTAAAGACTTCATTTATAAATCCAAGCCAGTACTTTCAGGCTACTGAAAACAGAGACCTTGCTGTGATCTCCAAAGTCATTTTAATTCCACATTTAGGAATATAGCTAACATTGATGAATTTTCATTGAGAAATTATTTTCTGGAGCAAACAATTTGATCAAACAATTAAATTAGCTTAATTTTCATATAATGTAATTTAACTATttccaaattttgttttcaacttactaaatattgttttaatcaatttaattaattgattCAATCATTTTAATGAACATCTGATACATTTACAGTTTCCCCCTAGATCTAATTTTACCCATTACCAGCACTGACATTACAGATTTTCTTTTGTGACTTTCTCCTATCAAATGCATTTTTCAGGTGAAATTTTGCAGATGTTAAATGTCAAGAAGACTTTATTGTCAATTTTTCTCAATAACTGTCCATTGTTGAAGAGCAAAACATGGGGTCAAAAGGCTTCTGGAGTCAAAATGACAAAACTTTCTGGAAAACTTGATAGATACacattattcaagaaaaatatacCTGAACTTTTCAGATTGACTATATGTTgctttaataatgtcaacataaCATGTCCATAAAGATATAGCTATATTGCCCCTTCTTTATCTACCATCAGGATATTTTTATATCCTTTGTGTCCTCCCACCATTTGTTTatgagatgtgaaaaaaaaaaaaggctttagtccCAGGCAGCAACCTAAACTATCTGTGGTTTTATGGGATAAAAAGAGCCTTGGGGTCATCCCTGGCCTCCTTTTAATTATGATTGATAGAGTGGTTATTGTAGCTCACATTTAGAAACTCAttctaggcaaagaaaaaaattcaataataaaatgtaaGAATTATAAAACTACAAAGTACATATCAAAAGCACATTTATGTTTAATACAGCAAATTTTTAACATTAGTAAATCATTTCATCTACCCGCAAACCCCAGATCTTGATTTTATAGCCTAGAAACTTTtgtcaaagagaaaaaatgttaCAGAACATCTCACAAAATTAAGATGCAAATAGTATATAGTAGGTGATAACAAAGTGGAATGTACTTGCAAGAAATCACTTGGCCTAAATACTTGATTCCCTAAGAGgccaaaatgaaaaatggaagatTTCAAggcataagaaaaagataaaagaaactaATGGGAAATGGAAAATcacaacttattttaaaaacttaaaaggcAAGTACACTTTTCCATTTGAGCTAGTTTATAAAGGAAAGGTCAGATAGAAGATGGCTACCAAAGAGACTCTAGAATCCTGTGACCATAACTTGACTTGATAATGTGGTATGGCCCTCTGCAATATGCACGCCAAGTATTTCTAGTACTGTGAACTTGAGAGATAATAACTGAGCAACTTGCTAGGTTACCAAGACCTCAGAGTGATAAATCATATTAGTAGAACATACTGAACAGCTGGATGATACACCAGACTCTGAGGAGCCATTCAAGCTTACTCCTCCACTTTCCACCTTCAAAAAAAACATCTGAATGGACAGATTCAGACCACAAggagtgagcaagaaataaaaatgattgctAGCTAAATAATTATATACCTAAGGTGGGCCTCTTAAGACCAAGAGTTTTCATCCGATCACCTGAACTCCCAATAATGTCACCTTATTTGGGTTATCTACCTCTACTTTGAAATTGGaactatagaaaaaaatcacGACCACTTATAGgctgaaaaaaattctaaacttcAAACAACTGAAAAGAATACTCTTTGGTGATGCAAGAAAAAGtcagttttaaaaatagcttctgGATTTGGAATTATCTATTTTGGAATTTAAATATGTCATTCTCTCATTAAGATGAAAAAACTTTTTTGTACTATTTGTAAAACACAAACACTTAACAGCAAAGGGAAAACTACTGTCACTGTGTACACACAAAGAATATCCCAACTTGAGTTTCTAATGTTTTTCAAGATTATAGTCATTTTCTCCAAATGCATAGCTTTTAAAGAGCATTTAGTATTTCCAGGATACCTTTTTATCTTGCATGTTCCTTCTTGAAATCAATGACAccattttttcttagttttttaactttttagaaaGGGATCCCCAAAGATCTTAATcacacaaatttaaaacaaaaaacaaaaaactggtaaTTTCCCTTCTATTTATGTTAGTACCCCACCAACTGTGACCAGAGGTATCTTAAAACATTTTGAGGTGAAGATAGGGTCTTAGGTTTTCTCCACAATCAGCCTGTTAGCTGGATCTCTTTCCCCAAAATGACATTTCATGCCTCTTTGGAAAGGCAGGAAATTATAAAGCGTAAAAACTTAAGAATTGTCCTACTGCCCAGGGTTCTTCAGCTGGTATGCAGGACCAAGGGGTATGTTGTGGGAGGGGTAAACATTGATCGTTTCTGATGGTTACtgcaaaagttaagaaaatatcCCAAAATATGTCTGTCTACCTTGACCCCAAAAACGTGTATCTTATTTAAATACTGTCAGTAAAGAACatatgcagacttttttttttttccccctcctgaaAATTAAAGCCAGCTTTCACAGTAAAATAATAGTCGGACAGCATTAAGACATTTCTAAGGGGTGAAAAAAAAGTGTCCGTGACAGTAGAGTGGAAATCCGCCTTAGGGTCCAGCCAAGAATAACAGGAGTAGAAAGTGACTGACTCAGAAGCAACTATCCTTAATATACTGACAGCCTATCCCAATATTTTGAGTTGTGTAAGAGTGCCAACAATGTAACAGGAGACCAGATTTGCCATGAGATATATCTGCCTTAAtggtgtttaaaaataaagtggaatGGAGAAAAATCAGTAGCCAAATCAGAAGGACTGAAAGAACTGTACATAGTGTAAGGAAATCATGACAAACTGTTGAGCCTTTACTATATACCAGCAACGAAAAGAAACCCTTGGGGAGAAAAAGGCTTCTCATTCCATAGAAATGGAACATAATCTATAAAATTGTTTCCTCCTACAACTTGAATGACCACAGTCCCAGTTTTCCCTGGACAATTTTGATTTATTCCTATTGTCCCACATAATAACAACTCCTTCTTTCACTCTGAAAAGTATCTCAGTTTGGACAATAATTATCTGGTCATTCCACCCAACTCTGCTGGTTACTCCCCCCAAAAAATCATTTTGAGTAATCATTCTTTTCCAaaactgaaatgagaaaatttCAATTTTGAGGGAAAACATCAGGAACCGGTGTAGAATAGAGGCTTCAAAATACAAAATACCTGATTCCAGTTTGGTTATCAGTCGTGCTGTCAGAGCCGCACTGGAAAACCAGGTCATGGTAAGAAGGTCTTTGTGGAGGCAGTGGAAGTAAGGTCATCTGAGGAGGGAAAGAGTTACTACTCCAGGTCCGTGCTGAAGGTTGCTCTATAAACACTGTAATTCTCCCAGTTAACATCTCGATTGTTTTGCTGCAAGAGCCAAACACCCTGAAAAAAGCTTGAGTGTTTCGGCTTAGGAAATGTACCTCCACAAGAGCAGGTCTTGGCTGTAGCAGGTGTTCTTGGTTTAAGAGATCCACCAGAGGATAAAGTTCATAGAATAGAGCCTCCCTCTGAAGCCTGAGATAGTCTGAAAAGTCAGTGGGTAATAAAAGCTGGTGAGTTCTCAAAAAATCTAAGATGAAACTAAATAAAACACCATCTCTGTCCACAAAAATCTGGCCACCAACCATCTTGAATTCTTGGTCTCTGCCATCTAACATACGTGTCAACCGAGAGGCAGGAAACTGCTTTAAGGTTGAAGACCTTGTGGTGAATATCTTCCCTCCCACGTTCAAAGTGACCAGTTCCTGACTACTCATTTTCCTCTTGCTTCACACTAGAGGCTACAAACCATCAGGCACAGACTTAGGAACTTGAAAATCAACCTGTAACCACAAATGTTACATATGATTAAGAAATGTAGGGGAGGGGAATTTAACAGAAACAGAGACCTCGATTTCCAGGTAACTACTGTTAAAGCAAATAGTGTGTCCATAGCTGTGTTTACAAATTTGAGAGTTGCCTGGGAACGTACAGTATACAGAATGAAAAAGTAACAGATGAGGAACTCCATAGTTTAAGGAAAACTGCCAATATGTCTGAGGACATGTGTCAAATAGATCCCTTTACTgtatcccattaaaaaaaaaaaaaaagaaccttcatAAAAACCTCTTGtaaatctatattaaaaaaaaaaaaaaaaatatatatatatatatatatatatatactgggaGCAGAAAAGCATTCCCCCTCTCCAAACCTATTATCTACTTTGAGTCCTCATGGCAGAGGTAATATTTATAGATAAACATTGTCTTAATTTTTTCTATCCCTTTAGCAATTTAGTGGCTAATCTTCGATTGTCAGTTGGGGATAAGGCAGTCATTACCTCAACTAGCAGCTTATTTTGACTACTCTTCTCATAACTAGAATGATTCTTCTGTACTTGAAATTTAGTTGCCACCTTCTTTTCCTGTCCCTGCTTGTATTACCTCCTCTCAACCAAATTAATAGACTGGGGTAAAGACCCTCTGGACTGTCAAGGAATGTCTTGTCCCATGACAGAAATAAGGTTGactgaaagcagttctaagataaAGTCACTTCTTGTTTTCATCTGAATTCTAAACAAGGtgaaaaaattaagtatttttgtTCTGTGGGAGACAGGGCATCTTTATCTCATGTGAGCAGATAGGACAGCCTTATTGTTTAGCTGATTATTTTGTACTTTATAATAGCTGATAGCTTCATCTATCATTAAATTAATCTTACTACTCTTAAGATTGCCATGATACTTTGGAACAACACTTAGCTGCCAGTAAAAAGGTGGCTTTTCCATTTCCTGCTCTTgcaatgtgtttttttgtttgtttttacccaTGCCTTTGCTTGCACAGTCACCTAACAGTTTCGTAGTTTACCTCCAAACTCCTTTGGTGGTAAATTTACAAAACCTAAGCAGAGAAAAGGCAAGCTGAAATAAATCTCCACCCTCCTTAAAACGTAAACTTCGCACAAGGTAATGCCAGTTTTTGTTTACATGAGATTTACATTgtaccaaaaaaagaaatcaaccctCTGCAGAAAAAGTTGGAAATTCAATCCAtatcttattccttttttaaagaatgttcaCTCAAAACAAAAAAGTTGCTTTACAAGAGTAGTCTTTATTACATGCTTAAGAACAATCATTATTACACTACCTCATCAATATTAAATCATGTACTCTCTCACATCCCCTTTTTTCATAGCATAAACACAACCAGTATTAGGGGTAGGATGCTTATTTCAAAAGcacttaaaaaaggaaggagggtTCAGGACTACACTATTAAATTTCACTTTTATCTTTATACTACCTAATTTCAACAACATGTGTAGGACATTGTTTTTGAAAGGAGTACTTGTAGAGGAAAATATCTGACTGGAATCTTGACCAAATCTGAACTACCACTCTGTACTCTGACAAATTTCTAACAAAAGACACAGAACTATGTACTTTAAACAGGTTTTATAACAGTTTATATTTGCACACAAATTCTGCCACAttgttcagcaccaccaaagtaAAATTCTTTAATCTTTCACTGAAAATGAAAAACCCATCTGCCAACTGTTCCCAGTAAAAAACTGATTGTTCTACAAAATCAGCTGATTTAGTCAGGTAGGAACTAAAGTTTGAAAGATTGTCTTTCCAAGTTGTGATTTCATCAAATAAAGACCATTCTAGGAATATGGTAGGACTGAAGAAAATGAGAAGGCCAAGCAGAATGATTACCACAAATAACAGATAAAAGCTCCAAGGAATCTTGCTAATGAATGTGCCAGTGTCTTGAGGCAAAGAAAGTTTATCCACATCTACTAGTTTTATGTCTTCCCACTGACTGGTATCAAAGTTCTTCATTAAAGGGCTTGAGGGCAAATTAGAGGGAGGCAAAGGAGTTTCCttgatgacttttattttctccctgaaCTCCTGCATCTGTTGCAGAAATATGATGGGTTCTGACACATCTTTGAAAGCCTCAGCAATGTTAAAGGCCATTCGTTGTTCCTGCAAGATGGTGTTGAGTTTGTTGATCTCTGGGTCATAGGCCTGCATAACTGCAAGTTTCATGGTCTCAAAGTCAGAAaggatttcattcttcttttgatCTAATGTGTGTTGTAACTTCTCAAAAAACTCCTTCACTTTATCTGAATCTTTAGTCAGCAGCTGTAGAGATTTCCTTTTGCTAGTTTCCAAGGTATCCAAGCGAGAAAGAGCATCTCCCCGACGCCAGGTCTCAAAGCTCTGGAAGAGGGACTCAAAGGCATCCCTTTCCTGAGCATAGGCATCTTCGATAGAACAGAAGACATGCTTGGTGTGGTCACCACGAGTAGCACAGATCCCACAGATCAGCTGCATATCAGTCAGGCAGAAAATGTTGAGAGGCTGCCCCAAGTGTCCTTTGCACACTGGCATTTTGGGAGAGATCTTGATCTTGTTATACTTTTCCACAATACCCTTCAGGGAGTAATTAACCTGCAGGCTACTGACCCCGGTGGCTGAAGTTTCCTTGCGGCATGTGGGGCACTTGAATGGAGATGATCTCCACAATGAATTCCGCACGTTCCCCTCTAAGATCCCTTCTAAGCATTTTTTGCAAAAGTTGTGCGAGCAAGGCAAAACTCGAGGATCGTCAAACAGACTGCAACAAATTGGGCACGTGAGATCTTCTTCAAGCAGCTCCATCACATCTCCtaccagagagaaagaaacattttattttactcctGTAACCCCTTCATTTGGACTATGGACTAGTTAGAAGAAACTATCTTcatagccattaaaaatgatttttcactGAAATAACCAAACAAAGGAAATAAGTGAGAAATTTGTGAAGGGAATGCACACCAAAGCAGATTTAATCTGCTGGGACTAGAACACGCTCCTTATTAGTAGGGCTCCCTGTACACAAGGCCTTTGTGTGGGCTTTCCAACAACAGTCTTTGGCTGAGACAGGGGACAGGGTTAGGACTAGGACAACTGCAAGTTGAGCCAGCAGGACCCAACTGCTTGTTTTAAAACAGAGCTGACTACTAGCTGTCAGAAACAAAGCCACTCAGTGTCTGAAGAGAATGAGCTCTTTAGTCTGGGCCCACAATTATAAAATGGTATGCTATTTAAAGAAAGCAGCACAGAAATATAAATCCAAGCATGCACTGTCACGTAGACTTTTATTAAAAACtggcatatttttctatttcaaaggCAAGATTACAATTATTAAAATCAGaggtaaaaacataaaatgagagAGCTGCAATTCATTCTTCCCTAGAGaattaagtgaatattttttcAAACCACTGGAACAGTAATCAAAGCCAGTGGGGACAAACCTGGGCGTCCCCTAAGACTCTTCCAGGGCATCTGTGAGGACAATACTATTTTCATAGTAATACTGAGATGTTATTTACTTTTGGCACAATGTTGACAGTGCACTGTAAAAAAAGCAGTGGTGAGTAGACACTGCTGGAGCCTTAGCAGGAATCAAACAAGGCAACAGGTAGCACCAAACTGGATTCCtggttattgtattcttcaccaCCACGTACCCAcggtgggggcaggggtgagggcagCCAGTTTCATTTTAGAATGTTCtagatgaagcagtaaaaattattcattttactaAATCTTGATCCTTGTGgacatgtctttttaatattttgtgtgaCAAAATATGAAGTAACCACAAAGCATTTCTACTGCATACCAGCAGATACTGTCTGGAGGAAAAGCAATTAGCTGATTGAGCTACAAGCTAAATCAGCTgcttttttcatggaacaccatttttacttgaaacaaCAAATGACGAACTATGGCTGTGCAGACTTAGGTATCTGGCAggtatttttttgaaaatgaacaaaatgaaccCATCACTTCAAGGGAAACAAATGACAGTATTTCTCACCAATGATAAAAAGTTGAATTTTTGAGTGAAAATTGGATTTTGGAAAACATATTTGCCACTTAAGAGCTTGTAATGAAACAAGTGGTGAAATTAACATGTGGGTTTTGGCTTTTTTAGAGGAGAGACCATGTCACTATTTGGAGATCTACATTACAAAGTGAACTAATTGGTTCAAATCACCAATGTATGTTATAAATCATACATTCTAATACagttaaatatctatatataatacacatgtaAATAAAAGCTCTTGGGAGCCTTAGTTTTTAAGTGTAAAGGGGTCCTGTGACCAAAATATTTGAGATCTCTGACCTAGAGAATACCATAGAGAATACCAATTCTCAATAcaagtttattcttttaaaatgtacattttaaaacttttatcccTGAAGTTTTAGAACCAAAAATAGTGCTAAATATGTCCTCATTCAGTTtactgatatatacacacacatatcacatTACCACCAAAGTAACAAAATAGGGTCTACTAATCTCTATGCCATCTTATaaccaaaagtaaataattttttttattatatactttttaaaaaacatatttatttatttatttatttacttgcttgtgccgggtcttagttgcggcaggtgggctccttagttgcggttcgcgggctccttagttgcgacttgcgggctccttagttgcagcttgccagcttagttgcggcacgtgggctccttagttgcaacatgcatgtGGGGCCTATTTCCCTGACCGGGgatagaacctgggccccctgcattgggagcacggagtcttaaccactgcgccaccagggaagtcccagtaagtaaataaattttaacagtAATTTTAAGAATCACAATTGGAGCTACAATCTAGAAGTAGTATTTAAAAGATAAGCTGACCTTGCAAGACTAATTAGTTTATGGTTTTCTATTAGGTTGtgagagatatatgtataacaaatatataatacatatatatgtagaatTAAAGCAAAGAGTATTCTGTCAAATTTAGTGTTACACGGCAAAAATGGTGAagcttatttttctgaaaaatcttTTGTGACATGGCAAATCATACAACCTTTGAAAAGCATTGAGAAGAGAACGGCTACAGAGACCGAGGTTAGTGTGCTCTCTAAGAAGTTATCAAGCAGCTATAAAACATTCTCTTTAGAGCAAAGAAGGAAAACTTTTGATGATCTTCCATCACTAGTCCTGGGGTTCTACACTTTATCACCTCCATTGATCTCTGTCATCTTTCACCTAAGAATTCTATGCTAAGGCTAGATTCTGGAGTAAACTGTAGAAACAGGAAAGTAGTGGCAGCAGCATTCAATAAAGTAAACCTAATTTACTCATCCTTGCAAGGTTAATACTTCCAGAGAATCCTATCCAagcatattaaataaataaaaggaaaaacaaaggataCCAAGTTTTGTaatgagaaggagaaaaagggcaCACAAGACAAAGAGAAACTTTTAAGAAAACTGAGGGACCAAGAAGAATTTTAAGGCAATCAAGTATGATCAAAAGGAAAATGTCACACAcaggaaaatttagaaataataaacagtCATCCCAAAGCCACAATCAATTTACAGCTCTTAAAATGAACCAGAGGAAAAAAGTTGGTCTTTGGAAAGTcccttttttaagaaaattgcatCAAAATCATGGTAGATCCTATTGTTCCACTTTTAGTgatataacttaaaaattttggtttataatttaaagaTTCTCATTTTAATCCACATTAAAACTAaacactattttcttttcttagcttTATACTCAAAACTACAATCACAAAACTATGTGACCACTTCCACAGTTGACTTttagagaaaactgagacatatAGCCTAACAACCCAAGAAACCATGGCAAGTTTGTTGCCTTaaaagttttaaaggaaaatacataATAAGGTTTTTTAGTCTCACTAAGTGAAGGGTATGCTTTTCACAGTAAAGGAACTTATAGATCCTTTTCTTAAAGTGTGGCTAACacataaaaatctaaataaatcaaTTGAGCTTACTCCTTTGACGAAACCAAAGTACATATCCCCCCCTTCTGGGGGACAAATACAGATATCAAGAAATTTTATGTGAACAGAATTACTGTTCACCAGTGATAAAATTTCAACTTAACCGATGTCAAATTAAGTATATAAAGGCAAATAAGTTTTCCaagattcatttcttcttttgaattaagAATTTcccaagatttatttatttacttacttacttatttatgtatttatgtatttacttatttaggcCACGCCATGCAACTtctgggatgttagttccccaaccaaggattgaacccatgccctcagcagtgaaagcgtggagtcctaactactgcaccaccagggaattcccaacaattTCCCAAGTTTTATACCAACAAAGAAAGTAGCCAAATACATACCTAGTTATCTACCACCTCTCTGGTTTTCAGCTTTATTTTCCTACcatatttatactttaaaatatactttttaatttatgtagAATAAAACTCACTCCTTTCAGTACGccgttctatgagttttgacaaatgcacagtTGTATAACACCAccacagatttatttttaagcaaacaTTCAAGATATCCACACTTAAGGAAGACTATGAAAACTGTTTGATCAATACTACCTTGAGTGGGTATATAGCAACAACAGTCTCTGCAAATgaaaacagtaacacaataaccagaatattaaaaatggaaaagccaaCACTTACAAAGGAGTCATAAAATAGAAGTAAAAGCTAATATATATGACTTCTCCCTCCTGGAAGCCCTTTTGTTTTTATATGATCAACCCAAAATGATTACAATTGAACAGGTACTCATTTTATTCACTCTTAAAAGGTAATTTTAATAAaaccttttgggcttccctggtggtgcagtggttaagaatccacctgccaatgcacaggacacgggtttgagccctggtccgggaagatcccacatgccgcggagcaactaagcccgtgcgccacaactactgaagcccgcgcgcctagagcccgtgctctgcaacaagagaagccaccacaatgagaagcccgtgcaccgcaacaaagagtagcccccacccgccgcaactagagaaagcctgtgtgcaacaatgaagacccaacgcagccaaaaataaataaatttatttaaaaaataaataaaaccttttaattaaaagaaacttTCCTATTAAATCTTTGAACTTCATTAGCTGATAGCaatataaagttcaaaataatacccatgatttcttttccaaatcccattacagaagaaaaagaaaagccaatatATTATACCTTATATCTGAGAGATTTAAATCAAATTTCCATCCTGCTTTGAGGCATCTCTGAATTCAGGAATTTTAAAGCAGTATCTAAATACCTAACAAGTAACTATATAGCAAATTCTGAAACTCACTTCATAGACAAAACTAAATTATGTGAGCTCTACTA
The nucleotide sequence above comes from Balaenoptera ricei isolate mBalRic1 chromosome 18, mBalRic1.hap2, whole genome shotgun sequence. Encoded proteins:
- the KCNRG gene encoding potassium channel regulatory protein — protein: MSSQELVTLNVGGKIFTTRSSTLKQFPASRLTRMLDGRDQEFKMVGGQIFVDRDGVLFSFILDFLRTHQLLLPTDFSDYLRLQREALFYELYPLVDLLNQEHLLQPRPALVEVHFLSRNTQAFFRVFGSCSKTIEMLTGRITVFIEQPSARTWSSNSFPPQMTLLPLPPQRPSYHDLVFQCGSDSTTDNQTGIRYVSIKPDNRKLANGTNVLGLLIDTLLMEGFHLVSTRTVSSEDKTECYSFERIKKPEALAMNKTLKPETTLMPEQSQKKK
- the TRIM13 gene encoding E3 ubiquitin-protein ligase TRIM13, translated to MELLEEDLTCPICCSLFDDPRVLPCSHNFCKKCLEGILEGNVRNSLWRSSPFKCPTCRKETSATGVSSLQVNYSLKGIVEKYNKIKISPKMPVCKGHLGQPLNIFCLTDMQLICGICATRGDHTKHVFCSIEDAYAQERDAFESLFQSFETWRRGDALSRLDTLETSKRKSLQLLTKDSDKVKEFFEKLQHTLDQKKNEILSDFETMKLAVMQAYDPEINKLNTILQEQRMAFNIAEAFKDVSEPIIFLQQMQEFREKIKVIKETPLPPSNLPSSPLMKNFDTSQWEDIKLVDVDKLSLPQDTGTFISKIPWSFYLLFVVIILLGLLIFFSPTIFLEWSLFDEITTWKDNLSNFSSYLTKSADFVEQSVFYWEQLADGFFIFSERLKNFTLVVLNNVAEFVCKYKLL